The Desulfosoma sp. genome has a segment encoding these proteins:
- a CDS encoding ABC transporter permease, whose product MSGAWAAVYLREILILRRRLFRQVLSWSVAPLLYLVAFGYGMGRHVHVQGSDYLEFLIPGLAAMTSMTQAFAIGSEINIARFYWHIFEEFQAAPISHVDYVLGEVLAGVTRAMLAGLVIIGLGALFGVFLSYNILFWAAFILNSLVFSGLAVALAMLVKSHADQAFMSNFIITPMAFLGGTFFPLAHLPVWAQKMLQFLPITHATSAMREAAFGRTPDAFPYVLLAFLGAACFMMAVFTVDRARD is encoded by the coding sequence ATGAGTGGCGCTTGGGCCGCCGTTTATCTAAGGGAAATTCTTATCCTACGTCGCCGTTTATTCCGACAGGTGCTTTCCTGGTCTGTCGCGCCCCTGCTTTATCTGGTGGCGTTCGGCTATGGCATGGGTCGGCACGTGCATGTGCAAGGGTCCGATTACTTGGAATTTCTCATTCCTGGGTTGGCGGCCATGACGAGCATGACGCAGGCCTTTGCCATAGGAAGCGAGATCAATATTGCACGGTTTTATTGGCACATTTTTGAGGAGTTTCAAGCGGCTCCCATAAGCCATGTAGATTACGTGCTGGGCGAAGTGCTGGCCGGCGTGACCCGTGCCATGCTGGCCGGTTTGGTGATCATCGGGCTCGGGGCCCTCTTTGGGGTTTTCCTCTCGTACAACATCTTGTTTTGGGCTGCTTTCATCTTAAACAGCTTGGTTTTTTCAGGGCTTGCCGTGGCTTTGGCGATGCTCGTAAAATCCCATGCGGATCAAGCTTTTATGAGCAACTTTATCATCACGCCCATGGCTTTTCTGGGCGGCACCTTTTTTCCTTTAGCCCATCTGCCCGTATGGGCTCAGAAAATGCTTCAGTTCTTACCGATTACTCATGCCACTTCAGCCATGCGCGAAGCAGCCTTTGGCCGAACCCCGGATGCCTTTCCTTATGTCCTGCTTGCTTTCTTGGGTGCAGCCTGTTTCATGATGGCGGTCTTTACCGTGGATCGAGCAAGGGATTAA
- a CDS encoding TonB-dependent receptor plug domain-containing protein produces the protein MRRTPGVTISRYNPVGSFGGATGGAVFIRGLGSSRPGAEIKTFVDGVPVYMSIWNHPLLDLLPIDPAESVEVYKSPQPHLFGNAFGVVNLVPKTAPSEGFTTTLGGAYGSYETVVVRGEHGGTVAPFNYYVGGAYRRSDGHRDNADGALGNLYGRVGLDLNPHWKAYAFTLWNDNYADDPGVQGAPKSQRLGRYETRLWLLSATLTNEYEKASGFLKVYRSSGEGDWLNQPTSASGVRQDLFNDFLFYGLKVRERFALWPGGEIAAGLDWERTEGDYDAYYTDGRKDVWKGHGFTILSPFVAFSHMFGDRQGFHVVPSAGIRYYDHTDFDSRWAPQTGLVLGYKETELYARYARGVLYPGLDVVVFSERVLPALKDSWKSLDAEVLNHYEIGLRHRWSSWLTTDITLFRDKGSDRYVVLPPPPFPPIYTNLEDYTLKGVEATATIYPMDRLALFVGITYLDADPEDLPYTPEWTVSAGVNWRFLDRWTLSLDGEHVGSMPVREQARRAGVINSQSVDGYFLMNGKLSYRFPLLFNNVEGTVYVAVENILDESYEYLPGYPMPGTNVMVGAKLMF, from the coding sequence CTGCGCCGGACCCCTGGAGTGACCATATCTCGGTACAATCCTGTGGGATCTTTTGGAGGGGCGACAGGGGGAGCTGTGTTCATTCGCGGGTTGGGATCAAGCCGGCCCGGCGCTGAAATCAAAACCTTTGTGGATGGTGTGCCGGTTTACATGAGCATTTGGAATCACCCTCTGCTGGATCTTTTGCCCATCGATCCAGCGGAATCTGTGGAAGTTTACAAAAGCCCGCAGCCACACCTTTTCGGCAATGCTTTCGGGGTGGTGAACCTTGTGCCCAAAACCGCGCCTTCCGAAGGTTTCACCACCACGCTCGGGGGTGCCTACGGCAGCTATGAAACCGTGGTGGTTCGAGGAGAACATGGTGGCACTGTGGCTCCCTTCAATTATTACGTCGGTGGCGCTTACCGTCGTTCCGACGGACATCGCGACAACGCCGATGGAGCTTTGGGAAATCTTTACGGACGTGTGGGGTTGGATCTGAATCCCCATTGGAAAGCCTATGCCTTCACCCTGTGGAACGACAATTATGCCGACGATCCTGGTGTGCAAGGGGCTCCAAAGTCCCAACGCCTTGGACGCTATGAAACGCGCCTTTGGCTTCTTTCGGCGACTTTGACCAATGAATACGAAAAGGCATCGGGATTCTTGAAAGTGTACCGCAGCAGCGGGGAGGGTGATTGGTTGAATCAACCCACTTCTGCAAGTGGTGTGCGACAGGATCTGTTCAATGATTTTTTGTTTTACGGACTGAAGGTGCGGGAACGTTTCGCCCTTTGGCCGGGTGGTGAAATCGCAGCGGGTCTCGACTGGGAGCGAACCGAAGGCGACTATGACGCCTATTATACGGATGGCAGAAAGGACGTATGGAAGGGTCACGGCTTCACCATCCTCTCGCCGTTTGTGGCTTTTAGCCACATGTTCGGGGACCGGCAAGGTTTTCATGTCGTGCCTTCGGCCGGTATTCGCTATTACGATCACACAGACTTTGATTCACGATGGGCTCCTCAAACAGGACTTGTACTGGGGTATAAGGAGACGGAACTATACGCCAGGTATGCCCGAGGTGTGCTTTATCCCGGGTTGGACGTGGTGGTTTTTTCCGAGCGTGTCCTTCCGGCTCTGAAAGATTCCTGGAAAAGTCTGGATGCCGAGGTTCTGAACCATTATGAAATCGGGTTACGTCATCGGTGGAGTTCCTGGTTGACGACCGATATCACGCTGTTTCGAGATAAAGGTTCGGATCGTTATGTCGTGTTGCCTCCACCTCCTTTTCCGCCTATTTATACCAATTTGGAAGACTACACTCTGAAAGGCGTAGAAGCCACGGCGACGATTTATCCCATGGATCGGTTGGCCTTGTTCGTAGGAATAACTTACTTGGATGCGGACCCGGAAGATCTTCCCTATACCCCTGAATGGACGGTGAGTGCCGGGGTCAATTGGCGTTTTCTGGATCGTTGGACCCTCAGTCTCGACGGGGAACATGTGGGATCCATGCCCGTTCGCGAGCAGGCTCGGCGTGCCGGGGTTATCAACTCTCAAAGCGTCGATGGTTATTTCCTCATGAACGGCAAACTCAGTTACCGTTTTCCTCTACTTTTCAACAACGTAGAAGGCACAGTTTATGTGGCTGTGGAAAACATTTTGGATGAAAGTTACGAGTATCTCCCTGGATACCCCATGCCGGGTACCAATGTGATGGTGGGAGCCAAGCTCATGTTTTAG
- a CDS encoding ATP-binding cassette domain-containing protein: MIEIENLEKRYKSVEALKGVSLSVAAGELFAYLGPNGAGKTTTIRILTGLTRPSGGRALIGGQDVEKEALKAKRLHGLVTQHVNLDAELTVEENLLIHGKLYGLSNKSIRDRIKELLDYVGLEEKRSSLVKHLSGGMKRRLMIARALLHRPRVLFLDEPTVGLDPAIRRRIWTLVKKIQQDGVTVFLTTHYIEEAEFLADRVAFIDEGKIVVIDTPRRLMDGLGQWAIDSYRENEMQTHYFPDRESARQYAEAHRNGYTLRRVNLEDAFLFYTGKRVA, translated from the coding sequence ATGATCGAAATTGAAAACCTGGAAAAACGTTACAAGTCGGTGGAAGCTCTTAAAGGGGTCAGTTTGTCCGTGGCTGCGGGCGAGCTTTTCGCCTATCTTGGACCCAATGGAGCCGGCAAGACGACCACCATCCGCATCCTGACAGGCTTAACCCGGCCTAGTGGCGGTCGGGCTTTAATCGGCGGTCAAGATGTGGAAAAAGAAGCTTTGAAAGCGAAAAGACTCCATGGGCTGGTGACGCAGCATGTCAACCTGGATGCGGAACTGACGGTGGAAGAAAACCTGCTCATTCATGGAAAACTTTACGGCTTGAGCAACAAATCGATTCGGGATCGTATCAAAGAACTTCTCGATTATGTCGGACTGGAAGAGAAACGCTCGAGTTTGGTCAAGCACCTTTCCGGGGGCATGAAGCGGCGGCTCATGATCGCTCGAGCTTTGTTGCATCGGCCGAGAGTCTTGTTTTTGGATGAGCCTACGGTGGGACTGGATCCAGCCATTCGACGTCGTATCTGGACATTGGTCAAAAAGATTCAGCAAGACGGCGTGACGGTGTTTCTTACCACTCATTACATCGAAGAAGCCGAATTTTTGGCCGACCGCGTGGCTTTCATCGATGAAGGCAAGATCGTGGTCATTGACACCCCGAGGAGACTCATGGACGGCCTGGGGCAATGGGCCATCGATTCCTACCGGGAAAACGAGATGCAGACTCATTATTTTCCAGACAGAGAATCGGCTCGTCAGTATGCCGAAGCTCATCGAAACGGCTATACTCTGCGACGGGTGAATCTGGAAGATGCCTTTCTGTTCTATACGGGAAAGAGGGTGGCATGA
- a CDS encoding class I SAM-dependent methyltransferase — translation MTAKVEFFEARARTWEESCYPPEVRRRLEGLLPEFGLRLGEKVLDVGTGPGILIPYILERIGPTGFIVAFDLARAMTLEAAKKCQAVTAHVLQADVHAIPCRSAVFDRVLCFAAFPHFDDPSRALSEMARVLKPGGDLIIAHLLSRLELARHHASHDDVRRDVLPDAPTMARLLMDAGFRCQELVDKPGLYLLKATRC, via the coding sequence ATGACTGCCAAGGTGGAATTTTTTGAAGCGCGGGCCCGCACATGGGAGGAATCCTGTTATCCTCCAGAAGTTCGACGTCGTTTGGAAGGGCTTCTGCCTGAGTTCGGTTTACGACTCGGCGAAAAAGTCTTGGATGTAGGCACAGGCCCCGGGATTCTTATCCCATACATCCTTGAGCGTATCGGGCCGACGGGGTTCATCGTGGCTTTCGATTTGGCGCGAGCCATGACCCTCGAAGCCGCGAAGAAATGCCAAGCAGTGACCGCCCATGTCCTGCAGGCCGACGTCCATGCCATTCCCTGCCGAAGTGCTGTTTTCGACCGGGTCCTATGTTTTGCGGCTTTTCCTCATTTTGACGATCCCTCCCGAGCCTTGTCCGAGATGGCTCGAGTGCTTAAACCGGGCGGGGACTTGATCATCGCCCATTTGCTGAGTCGTCTGGAGCTTGCCCGCCATCATGCCTCTCACGACGACGTCCGTCGTGACGTGCTCCCCGATGCTCCCACCATGGCACGGCTTCTCATGGATGCAGGTTTTCGATGTCAGGAACTGGTTGATAAACCTGGTCTTTATCTCTTAAAGGCCACTCGTTGCTAG
- a CDS encoding amino acid ABC transporter ATP-binding protein, with protein sequence MILFRGVNKWFGPLHVLRDIDFDVAAGEVVVVCGPSGSGKSTMIRCINKLEPIQKGTIVVDGMDLNDPRTDITKLRAEIGFVFQQFNLYPHMTALENITLAPMKVRKMSRKEAEELALEILEKVGIREKANHYPAQLSGGQQQRVAIARGLAMRPKIMLFDEPTSALDPEMINEVLDVMKNLAKEGMTMVVVTHEMGFAREVAHRVVFMDEGRLLESAPPQEFFTNPQNERTRLFLSKILTH encoded by the coding sequence ATGATCCTTTTTCGGGGTGTCAACAAATGGTTCGGCCCGTTGCATGTCCTCAGGGATATCGACTTTGATGTGGCCGCTGGGGAAGTGGTGGTGGTCTGTGGGCCGAGCGGGTCGGGAAAGAGCACCATGATTCGCTGCATCAACAAACTGGAACCCATTCAAAAGGGAACTATCGTGGTCGATGGCATGGATCTGAACGATCCTCGTACAGACATCACCAAGCTGCGGGCTGAAATCGGTTTTGTCTTTCAGCAGTTTAATCTCTACCCGCACATGACGGCTTTGGAAAATATCACCTTGGCTCCCATGAAGGTTCGTAAGATGTCGAGAAAGGAAGCCGAGGAGTTGGCGCTTGAGATTTTGGAGAAGGTCGGGATTCGAGAAAAAGCGAACCATTACCCGGCGCAACTTTCCGGAGGACAACAGCAGAGGGTGGCCATTGCTCGAGGGTTAGCCATGCGGCCCAAGATCATGCTGTTCGATGAACCGACATCGGCATTGGATCCGGAAATGATTAACGAAGTGCTCGATGTCATGAAGAATTTGGCCAAGGAAGGGATGACCATGGTGGTGGTCACCCACGAGATGGGGTTCGCTCGGGAAGTGGCGCACCGCGTGGTGTTCATGGACGAGGGGCGTTTACTGGAAAGCGCGCCTCCTCAAGAGTTTTTTACCAACCCGCAGAATGAGCGGACGCGGCTGTTCTTGAGCAAGATTTTGACCCACTGA
- a CDS encoding ABC transporter ATP-binding protein produces the protein MLEVTNLHVRYGNIEALHGISFTVREGEMVALLGANGAGKTTTLCSIMRLPPPEGPVVTQGSLRFKGVDLLNVPPHEVVAKHGIGLVPEGRHIFGNLTVMENLRIATYARKDHAAIAKDMDRVFTLFPRLADRKNQRADTLSGGEQQMLAMGRAFMSGVRWILLDEPSMGLSPLLMQELFRVLKELNETGTTILVVEQNAHLALRYAHRAYVLETGRIVMEGPAHLLAQDPEVKKAYLG, from the coding sequence GGCATTTCTTTCACCGTTCGGGAAGGAGAAATGGTGGCTTTGCTTGGAGCCAACGGTGCCGGAAAGACCACCACTTTATGCAGCATCATGCGGCTGCCACCTCCTGAAGGGCCTGTGGTGACCCAGGGAAGTTTACGCTTTAAAGGTGTAGACCTTTTGAATGTCCCGCCTCACGAGGTGGTCGCTAAACACGGTATCGGTTTGGTTCCGGAAGGACGCCACATTTTCGGGAATCTCACCGTCATGGAAAACCTGCGCATCGCCACCTATGCTCGAAAAGATCACGCCGCCATTGCCAAGGACATGGACAGGGTTTTTACGCTTTTTCCCCGGTTGGCCGACCGAAAAAACCAGAGAGCGGACACCCTGAGTGGTGGTGAGCAACAAATGCTGGCGATGGGTCGAGCTTTCATGTCCGGCGTGCGATGGATTCTTTTGGACGAACCATCCATGGGCCTTTCTCCTCTGCTCATGCAGGAACTGTTTCGTGTTCTGAAGGAACTTAACGAAACAGGTACCACCATTTTGGTGGTGGAGCAAAATGCGCATCTTGCTTTGCGGTATGCTCACCGAGCCTATGTTTTGGAGACAGGGCGAATCGTGATGGAAGGGCCGGCCCATCTGCTGGCTCAAGATCCGGAAGTGAAAAAAGCCTATCTCGGCTGA
- a CDS encoding FmdE family protein — protein MMEGNMEKKNTEMWEQCAAFHGHECPGLALGFVAARLALKELRQERAEDEELVAVVENDACFVDAVQVLTGCTFGKGNFHHKDYGKIALTLYSRPLGRGVRVALRGDGLGDNPEHLELLKKIMSGEADAAQKAQFHELHTRRTREILQADPESLFQATWVEGPVPERARMEPSRPCSGCGEPTMPSKMIRTPLGSRCRSCAEKLSGG, from the coding sequence ATGATGGAAGGCAATATGGAAAAGAAAAACACGGAGATGTGGGAGCAGTGCGCGGCGTTTCACGGCCATGAGTGTCCGGGGTTGGCCTTGGGGTTTGTGGCCGCAAGGCTTGCCTTGAAAGAACTTCGGCAAGAGCGGGCTGAAGACGAGGAGTTGGTGGCCGTGGTGGAAAACGACGCCTGTTTTGTGGACGCCGTCCAGGTTCTCACCGGATGCACGTTTGGGAAAGGGAATTTTCATCACAAGGATTATGGAAAAATCGCCTTGACCCTTTACAGCCGGCCTTTGGGCCGGGGCGTTCGAGTGGCTCTCAGAGGGGATGGGCTTGGCGATAACCCAGAACATCTTGAGCTTCTCAAAAAGATCATGAGCGGCGAGGCCGATGCGGCCCAAAAGGCTCAGTTTCATGAACTGCACACCCGACGGACTCGCGAGATTTTGCAAGCCGATCCTGAATCCTTGTTCCAAGCCACGTGGGTCGAAGGGCCGGTACCCGAAAGGGCTCGCATGGAACCTTCGAGGCCGTGTTCCGGGTGCGGGGAGCCGACCATGCCGAGCAAAATGATCCGTACCCCATTGGGGAGCCGTTGCCGTTCATGTGCGGAAAAATTGTCAGGAGGTTAA
- a CDS encoding branched-chain amino acid aminotransferase has protein sequence MDRGKEGVLYRKRVSLRGEVTMEIAIHAVAPQQRKTRPADAGLVFGKVFTDHMFLMDFKTDGGWTNARIVPYGPLPLDPAAMVLHYGQGIFEGLKAYRCADGRILFFRPLENMKRFNRSAQRLCMPEVDIHFHLQAIETLVRLDADWVPRSKGASLYIRPTMIASEPHLGVRPATEYIHYVITGPVGAYYPEGFNPVKIYVTDEYVRAVRGGVGEAKTMANYAASLRAQEVAKKKGYTQVLWLDAVERRYVEEVGTMNIFFLFKDELVTPPLSGSILPGVTRDSVIHLAKHWGLTVHERPIAIDEVVDAIESGTMKEVFGTGTAAVISPVGQVCYKDKIYKVADGGVGEWSRRFYDEITAIQYGEKEDPFGWVYRLDI, from the coding sequence TTGGATCGTGGGAAAGAGGGGGTTCTGTATCGAAAAAGGGTCAGTCTTCGTGGGGAGGTGACTATGGAAATCGCCATTCATGCTGTGGCACCGCAACAGAGAAAAACTCGACCGGCGGATGCGGGATTGGTTTTCGGTAAAGTCTTTACGGATCATATGTTCCTTATGGACTTTAAGACCGATGGCGGGTGGACAAACGCCCGTATTGTCCCTTATGGGCCGCTGCCTTTGGATCCGGCCGCCATGGTGCTTCATTACGGCCAAGGCATATTTGAAGGGCTCAAAGCCTACCGCTGCGCCGATGGACGCATTCTCTTCTTTCGTCCTTTGGAGAACATGAAGCGTTTCAACCGGTCCGCGCAGCGCCTATGTATGCCCGAAGTGGACATTCATTTTCACCTTCAGGCCATCGAAACCTTGGTGCGCCTGGATGCGGACTGGGTACCTCGAAGCAAAGGCGCTTCCCTTTACATCCGGCCTACCATGATCGCTTCGGAACCCCATCTGGGTGTGCGACCGGCGACGGAATACATTCACTATGTGATTACCGGGCCTGTGGGAGCTTATTATCCGGAAGGGTTCAATCCTGTAAAAATCTATGTCACGGACGAATATGTGCGGGCCGTGCGGGGTGGTGTCGGGGAAGCCAAGACCATGGCCAATTACGCGGCGAGCCTTCGTGCGCAGGAGGTGGCCAAGAAAAAAGGCTACACGCAGGTGCTGTGGTTGGACGCCGTGGAGCGCCGCTACGTGGAAGAAGTGGGCACCATGAACATCTTCTTCCTCTTCAAAGACGAACTGGTGACACCTCCCCTGAGCGGTTCCATTCTTCCCGGGGTCACCCGCGATTCCGTTATTCATTTGGCCAAACATTGGGGCCTCACCGTCCATGAGCGACCCATCGCCATTGATGAAGTCGTCGACGCCATCGAGTCCGGAACGATGAAGGAAGTTTTTGGAACAGGTACCGCGGCTGTCATTTCACCCGTAGGTCAGGTCTGTTACAAGGACAAGATTTACAAAGTGGCCGACGGAGGCGTGGGGGAATGGTCCCGACGTTTCTATGATGAAATCACAGCGATTCAATACGGTGAGAAGGAAGATCCCTTTGGATGGGTTTATCGTCTAGACATTTAG
- the serA gene encoding phosphoglycerate dehydrogenase — MKVLICDGMHAQGLNILRADSDVEVLAPDQPSADQIREMLPECDAMVVRSRTKVTEELLDNAPRLKVIGRAGTGVDNINVPAASARGILVMNTPGANAMAAAEHTMALMLALARHVPQATQSMREGRWDKKRFMGTELYQQTLGIIGLGKIGTIVADRALGFKMNVLAHDPHITPETAAILGTEWVELDELWQRSDFITLHTPLTPETRNLINRDTLAKMKKGVRIINCARGGLIDEEALYEALVAGHAAGAALDVFAKEPPEGSPLLTLPNVIFTPHLGASSYQAQENVSRAIATQILDYLKRGIIRNAVNFPSISAREYDRIRPYMVLAERLGHLHGQLSTPIERVEIEYSGPELQELPLDPLTQSIAKGLLDPVLAEKVNLVNAPMLLQERKIQLTATRTSESRGYTGLIRVTVESKGQKKSATGAVFPENEIRLIRLNTYRLEAELEGINLIVQNKDTPGVIGFIGTTLGAYQVNIANMHLSRTPDRDRAVAIIRLDSEAPEEALRTLRENPSILSVEQVWL; from the coding sequence ATGAAGGTCCTTATCTGTGACGGGATGCACGCTCAGGGTTTGAACATTTTACGTGCCGATTCGGACGTGGAAGTTTTGGCGCCGGATCAGCCCAGCGCCGACCAGATTCGAGAGATGCTGCCGGAATGCGACGCCATGGTGGTGCGCAGTCGCACCAAAGTTACCGAAGAACTCCTGGACAACGCTCCTCGCCTTAAGGTGATCGGCCGAGCGGGTACAGGTGTGGACAATATCAATGTTCCTGCAGCCAGTGCTCGTGGAATTCTTGTCATGAACACGCCTGGAGCCAACGCCATGGCGGCCGCGGAACACACGATGGCTCTGATGCTGGCTCTGGCTCGCCATGTGCCTCAAGCGACCCAGTCCATGCGAGAAGGCCGCTGGGACAAGAAGCGTTTCATGGGCACCGAACTGTACCAACAAACCCTGGGGATCATCGGCCTGGGGAAAATTGGAACCATTGTCGCCGATCGGGCTCTTGGTTTCAAAATGAACGTGCTGGCCCATGACCCACACATCACCCCGGAAACAGCGGCCATTCTAGGAACCGAATGGGTAGAGCTTGACGAGTTGTGGCAGCGCTCAGACTTCATTACCCTCCACACACCCCTCACCCCCGAAACACGAAACCTCATCAATCGAGACACTCTCGCCAAAATGAAAAAGGGGGTACGAATCATCAACTGTGCCCGCGGTGGCCTCATCGACGAAGAGGCCCTCTATGAGGCGCTGGTGGCCGGACATGCGGCCGGAGCGGCCTTGGATGTTTTCGCCAAGGAACCTCCGGAAGGAAGCCCGCTCCTGACTTTACCCAATGTCATTTTCACGCCGCATTTGGGAGCTTCCAGTTACCAAGCCCAGGAAAACGTCTCCAGAGCCATCGCCACCCAGATTTTAGACTATCTGAAACGGGGTATTATTCGAAACGCCGTGAATTTTCCGTCCATCAGTGCTCGAGAATACGACCGTATTCGTCCCTACATGGTCCTCGCCGAAAGACTCGGACACCTGCACGGCCAGTTGAGCACGCCCATCGAACGCGTGGAAATCGAATACAGCGGCCCGGAACTTCAGGAATTACCATTGGATCCCTTGACCCAAAGCATCGCCAAGGGGCTTTTGGATCCCGTCCTGGCCGAAAAGGTCAATTTGGTGAACGCCCCCATGCTTTTGCAGGAACGCAAAATCCAGCTCACAGCCACCCGGACTTCAGAAAGTCGAGGCTACACCGGTCTCATTCGAGTCACCGTGGAAAGTAAGGGCCAAAAGAAATCAGCTACCGGCGCCGTTTTTCCCGAAAACGAAATCCGCCTTATTCGCCTCAACACCTATAGGTTGGAAGCTGAACTGGAAGGCATCAATCTGATTGTTCAAAACAAGGACACTCCTGGCGTTATCGGCTTTATCGGCACCACTTTGGGGGCCTATCAAGTGAACATTGCCAATATGCACCTGAGCCGCACGCCTGACAGGGACAGGGCTGTAGCCATTATTCGCCTTGATAGCGAAGCTCCCGAAGAAGCCCTACGAACCCTTCGAGAGAACCCAAGCATTCTTTCCGTCGAACAAGTGTGGTTGTAA